In a genomic window of Gossypium arboreum isolate Shixiya-1 chromosome 9, ASM2569848v2, whole genome shotgun sequence:
- the LOC108455267 gene encoding uncharacterized protein LOC108455267 codes for MNNNVAPFQLLELNVISAQDLEPVGRRKMRTYAVAWVHSERKLTTRIDSQGHNNPTWNDKFIFRVDEEFLYGHTSAVMIEIYAVHWFRDVHVGTVRAIIGNLIPHISLPLNRRQEFSLGTTFVALQVWRPSGRPQGILNIGVALLDSSKRSMPLYLHMGSSAVGYKHLMGEEEMPVSSAKSNSNYNDQQVVVHPLAKPKLRRTKSDSSSVFPLDLGPKTKGSSIINGGSVVNGGGSIVFGFEPEKHNGKINSRGSSMVNYTVGKINTNKGKSSSVVNGLEDSGKWVKKAKSSSVVNGLEDPGKWVKKGKSSSVVNGFEDPGKMAKKGKSSSIVGFEDTGKNGINGQRIGLKTPPGKSPNVLYGGQKKMGGTKVWTDSEIGPSPSEVAAAVAQNLHHNRFDDCESSILGWSLDDQSIEGLRSKLERWRTELPPVYDRGGETSSSVSTAVPASKRSRHARRHTDNGSTFSCFGNICGCEISITCGGGGAVPGRKKGNLHRGPPSSIPDDMSYL; via the coding sequence ATGAATAATAATGTGGCACCGTTTCAGCTCTTGGAACTCAACGTGATCTCTGCGCAAGATTTAGAACCCGTAGGTCGTCGTAAAATGCGAACATACGCGGTGGCTTGGGTTCATTCAGAGCGGAAACTCACGACTCGAATCGATAGCCAAGGCCATAATAACCCGACGTGGAACGATAAGTTCATTTTCCGTGTCGATGAGGAGTTTCTATACGGCCATACATCTGCCGTCATGATTGAAATCTACGCCGTTCATTGGTTTCGTGATGTTCATGTCGGGACAGTTCGTGCTATCATCGGAAACCTTATTCCTCATATCTCTTTACCGTTGAACCGTCGGCAAGAATTTTCATTAGGGACAACGTTCGTTGCGCTTCAAGTTTGGAGACCATCGGGTCGACCCCAAGGGATTTTAAACATTGGGGTGGCGTTGCTTGATAGCTCAAAGAGGAGCATGCCGTTGTATTTGCATATGGGGTCGTCGGCGGTGGGATATAAGCATTTAATGGGTGAAGAAGAGATGCCTGTTTCTTCTGCTAAAAGCAATAGCAATTATAATGATCAACAAGTTGTGGTTCATCCGTTGGCTAAGCCTAAGCTTCGACGAACTAAGAGTGATTCGAGTTCAGTTTTTCCTTTAGATTTAGGGCCTAAAACGAAAGGTTCATCGATTATCAATGGTGGTTCAGTTGTTAACGGTGGTGGGTCAATTGTTTTCGGATTCGAACCCGAAAAACATAATGGTAAAATTAATTCCAGGGGGAGTTCAATGGTGAATTATACAGTTGGGAAAATTAATACTAACAAAGGGAAGTCAAGTTCGGTTGTTAACGGGTTGGAGGATTCAGGAAAATGGGTCAAAAAGGCGAAATCAAGTTCGGTTGTTAACGGGTTGGAGGATCCAGGAAAATgggttaaaaagggaaaatcaagctcGGTTGTTAATGGATTTGAGGATCCGGGGAAAATGgcaaaaaagggaaaatcaagctcGATTGTTGGATTTGAGGATACCGGAAAAAATGGCATCAATGGCCAAAGAATTGGGTTGAAAACACCACCGGGGAAGTCACCGAATGTGTTATACGGTGGCCAAAAGAAAATGGGCGGGACCAAAGTTTGGACCGATTCAGAAATTGGTCCCTCACCGTCAGAAGTGGCGGCTGCGGTGGCGCAAAACTTGCACCATAACAGATTTGATGATTGTGAGAGTTCAATATTGGGATGGAGTTTAGATGATCAAAGCATTGAAGGGCTTCGATCGAAGTTAGAACGATGGAGAACGGAGTTGCCGCCGGTTTATGACCGGGGTGGTGAAACTTCGAGTTCTGTTTCGACTGCGGTTCCGGCGTCGAAACGATCGAGACATGCTCGAAGACACACCGACAACGGCAGCACGTTTTCGTGTTTCGGTAACATTTGTGGGTGCGAAATTTCGATTACTTGCGGCGGTGGTGGGGCTGTCCCCGGTAGAAAAAAAGGGAATTTGCACCGGGGTCCCCCTAGCTCCATTCCTGATGACATGAGTTACCTTtga
- the LOC108457043 gene encoding plasmodesmata-located protein 2-like isoform X1, translated as MGFSFSLRPFFLSLSFIVLFTNLELSSMVESGSDITNLVYKGCAKQAFTDPGGVYSQALSALFQTLLSQSMKVKFYKTKTGTAQTTINGLFQCRGDLSNSDCYNCVSKLPTLSDKLCGSNTIASRIQLVGCYMLYEVSGFPQISGMEMLYKTCGGGGGGNGGGGVGFEEKRDTAFSVLENGVVNNHGFFTTNYQSIYVLGQCEGDIGDSDCGECIKNAVQKAQVECGDSNSGQIYLHKCFISYNYYIHGVPKRSSSSFSHPLAASSTETGQETGKTVAIILGGAAGIGFIVILMMFARNSMKKHEDS; from the exons atgggtttttctttttctttgagacCCTTTTTTCTTTCCCTCTCATTCATTGTATTGTTCACAAACCTTGAGCTTTCATCAATGGTGGAATCTGGTTCAGATATCACAAATTTGGTCTACAAAGGATGTGCAAAGCAAGCATTTACAGATCCAGGTGGTGTATACTCTCAAGCTCTCTCAGCTTTATTTCAAACCTTACTTTCACAATCCATGAAAGTAAAGTTTTACAAGACAAAAACAGGGACAGCTCAAACCACCATTAATGGTCTGTTTCAATGTAGAGGAGACTTAAGCAACAGTGATTGTTACAACTGTGTAAGCAAGCTCCCAACTTTATCAGACAAACTTTGTGGTAGCAACACTATAGCCTCAAGGATCCAACTTGTTGGTTGTTACATGTTGTATGAAGTGTCTGGTTTCCCCCAAATTTCAGGCATGGAAATGCTATACAAAACTTGTGGCGGCGGTGGCGGCGGTAATGGTGGTGGTGGGGttggatttgaagagaaaagggaCACAGCTTTTTCAGTATTGGAGAATGGTGTGGTGAACAACCATGGATTTTTCACCACAAATTATCAATCTATTTATGTATTGGGACAATGTGAAGGTGATATAGGAGACTCAGATTGTGGGGAATGTATTAAAAATGCAGTTCAAAAAGCTCAAGTTGAATGTGGTGATTCAAATTCAGGCCAAATTTATTTACATAAATGCTTCATTAGTTACAATTATTATATTCATGGAGTCCCTAAAAGATCATCATCTTCGTTTTCACATCCTTTAGCGGCTTCTTCAACAG AAACAGGGCAAGAGACAGGGAAGACAGTGGCTATAATATTAGGAGGAGCAGCTGGAATTGGATTCATTGTTATTTTGATGATGTTTGCTAGAAATTCAATGAAGAAACATGAGg ATTCTTGA
- the LOC108457043 gene encoding plasmodesmata-located protein 2-like isoform X2 has product MGFSFSLRPFFLSLSFIVLFTNLELSSMVESGSDITNLVYKGCAKQAFTDPGGVYSQALSALFQTLLSQSMKVKFYKTKTGTAQTTINGLFQCRGDLSNSDCYNCVSKLPTLSDKLCGSNTIASRIQLVGCYMLYEVSGFPQISGMEMLYKTCGGGGGGNGGGGVGFEEKRDTAFSVLENGVVNNHGFFTTNYQSIYVLGQCEGDIGDSDCGECIKNAVQKAQVECGDSNSGQIYLHKCFISYNYYIHGVPKRSSSSFSHPLAASSTGQETGKTVAIILGGAAGIGFIVILMMFARNSMKKHEDS; this is encoded by the exons atgggtttttctttttctttgagacCCTTTTTTCTTTCCCTCTCATTCATTGTATTGTTCACAAACCTTGAGCTTTCATCAATGGTGGAATCTGGTTCAGATATCACAAATTTGGTCTACAAAGGATGTGCAAAGCAAGCATTTACAGATCCAGGTGGTGTATACTCTCAAGCTCTCTCAGCTTTATTTCAAACCTTACTTTCACAATCCATGAAAGTAAAGTTTTACAAGACAAAAACAGGGACAGCTCAAACCACCATTAATGGTCTGTTTCAATGTAGAGGAGACTTAAGCAACAGTGATTGTTACAACTGTGTAAGCAAGCTCCCAACTTTATCAGACAAACTTTGTGGTAGCAACACTATAGCCTCAAGGATCCAACTTGTTGGTTGTTACATGTTGTATGAAGTGTCTGGTTTCCCCCAAATTTCAGGCATGGAAATGCTATACAAAACTTGTGGCGGCGGTGGCGGCGGTAATGGTGGTGGTGGGGttggatttgaagagaaaagggaCACAGCTTTTTCAGTATTGGAGAATGGTGTGGTGAACAACCATGGATTTTTCACCACAAATTATCAATCTATTTATGTATTGGGACAATGTGAAGGTGATATAGGAGACTCAGATTGTGGGGAATGTATTAAAAATGCAGTTCAAAAAGCTCAAGTTGAATGTGGTGATTCAAATTCAGGCCAAATTTATTTACATAAATGCTTCATTAGTTACAATTATTATATTCATGGAGTCCCTAAAAGATCATCATCTTCGTTTTCACATCCTTTAGCGGCTTCTTCAACAG GGCAAGAGACAGGGAAGACAGTGGCTATAATATTAGGAGGAGCAGCTGGAATTGGATTCATTGTTATTTTGATGATGTTTGCTAGAAATTCAATGAAGAAACATGAGg ATTCTTGA
- the LOC108457041 gene encoding uncharacterized protein LOC108457041 isoform X1, with the protein MYTLKDKVAEGLSRLFSDSSNHSTPSDLSQASLYSKGPSSLYSIFSYITPSVSSGGSKSKDHGSHLKPIESLPIRWKYRTLELQDEPLDSCEDLTIPFTNEKLVRVHEVKKKISEDGDNKQTISPRGEDKDRTSERRSSDSDEFLDTREQRSSIKPPLNLSDESVFITCDLYEFLVSSLPNIVKGCQWVLLYSTLKHGISLRTLIRKSAELPGPCLLITGDRKGAIFGAMLECPLKPTPKRKYQGTNQTFVFTTVYGEPRLFRPTGANRYYYICLNDLLAVGGGGNFALCLDGELLTGSSGPSETFGNLCLAHNQDFDLNNVELWGFTHASPYASIESN; encoded by the exons atgtaTACATTGAAAGATAAAGTAGCTGAGGGTCTTTCACGTTTATTTTCAGATTCATCAAATCATTCTACTCCATCTGATCTTTCTCAG GCtagtttgtattccaaaggaccaagCTCTTTGTATTCCATTTTTTCGTATATTACCCCTTCCGTAAGCTCGGGCGGGTCTAAATCGAAAGATCATGGAAGTCATCTCAAGCCAATCGAGTCACTTCCTATTAGATGGAAATATAGGACACTTGAGTTGCAAGATGAACCCTTGGATAGCTGTGAAGACCTCACAATTCCTTTTACAAATGAAAAATTAGTAAGGGTTCATGAAGTTAAGAAGAAAATTTCGGAAGATGGTGACAACAAGCAAACAATTAGTCCTCGGGGTGAGGATAAGGACCGTACCTCTGAAAGGAGGAGCAGTGATTCCGATGAATTTCTAGATACACGAGAGCAACGGAGTTCAATAAAGCCTCCACTGAACCTTTCTGATGAATCGGTGTTTATTACCTGTGATTTGTACGAATTCTTGGTGTCTTCCCTTCCCAATATTGTTAAAGGGTGTCAATGGGTGTTGTTGTATAG TACGTTGAAACATGGTATATCACTTCGTACGCTTATTCGTAAGAGTGCTGAACTTCCTGGCCCTTGTTTGTTG aTTACTGGAGATAGGAAAGGAGCCATCTTTGGTGCAATGCTAGAATGTCCCTTGAAACCAACACCCAAGAGAAAATATCAA GGAACAAACCAGACATTTGTTTTCACAACTGTATATGGTGAACCGAGGCTATTTAGACCAACTG GTGCCAATCGTTATTACTATATATGTTTGAACGACTTGTTAGCAGTTGGTGGTGGTGGCAATTTTGCTTTGTGCTTGGATGGAGAGCT tTTAACCGGAAGTAGTGGACCTTCTGAAACATTTGGGAACTTGTGTTTGGCTCATAACCAGGACTTCGACCTTAATAATGTCGAG CTATGGGGTTTCACACATGCATCACCCTATGCCTCAATTGAAAGCAACTGA
- the LOC108457041 gene encoding uncharacterized protein LOC108457041 isoform X2 has translation MYTLKDKVAEGLSRLFSDSSNHSTPSDLSQASLYSKGPSSLYSIFSYITPSVSSGGSKSKDHGSHLKPIESLPIRWKYRTLELQDEPLDSCEDLTIPFTNEKLVRVHEVKKKISEDGDNKQTISPRGEDKDRTSERRSSDSDEFLDTREQRSSIKPPLNLSDESVFITCDLYEFLVSSLPNIVKGCQWVLLYSTLKHGISLRTLIRKSAELPGPCLLITGDRKGAIFGAMLECPLKPTPKRKYQGTNQTFVFTTVYGEPRLFRPTGANRYYYICLNDLLAVGGGGNFALCLDGELYGVSHMHHPMPQLKATEKSSGRNTCLQLHG, from the exons atgtaTACATTGAAAGATAAAGTAGCTGAGGGTCTTTCACGTTTATTTTCAGATTCATCAAATCATTCTACTCCATCTGATCTTTCTCAG GCtagtttgtattccaaaggaccaagCTCTTTGTATTCCATTTTTTCGTATATTACCCCTTCCGTAAGCTCGGGCGGGTCTAAATCGAAAGATCATGGAAGTCATCTCAAGCCAATCGAGTCACTTCCTATTAGATGGAAATATAGGACACTTGAGTTGCAAGATGAACCCTTGGATAGCTGTGAAGACCTCACAATTCCTTTTACAAATGAAAAATTAGTAAGGGTTCATGAAGTTAAGAAGAAAATTTCGGAAGATGGTGACAACAAGCAAACAATTAGTCCTCGGGGTGAGGATAAGGACCGTACCTCTGAAAGGAGGAGCAGTGATTCCGATGAATTTCTAGATACACGAGAGCAACGGAGTTCAATAAAGCCTCCACTGAACCTTTCTGATGAATCGGTGTTTATTACCTGTGATTTGTACGAATTCTTGGTGTCTTCCCTTCCCAATATTGTTAAAGGGTGTCAATGGGTGTTGTTGTATAG TACGTTGAAACATGGTATATCACTTCGTACGCTTATTCGTAAGAGTGCTGAACTTCCTGGCCCTTGTTTGTTG aTTACTGGAGATAGGAAAGGAGCCATCTTTGGTGCAATGCTAGAATGTCCCTTGAAACCAACACCCAAGAGAAAATATCAA GGAACAAACCAGACATTTGTTTTCACAACTGTATATGGTGAACCGAGGCTATTTAGACCAACTG GTGCCAATCGTTATTACTATATATGTTTGAACGACTTGTTAGCAGTTGGTGGTGGTGGCAATTTTGCTTTGTGCTTGGATGGAGAGCT CTATGGGGTTTCACACATGCATCACCCTATGCCTCAATTGAAAGCAACTGAAAAGTCTTCAGGGAGAAACACTTGTCTCCAATTGCATGGTTAA
- the LOC108457269 gene encoding pre-mRNA-processing factor 19, with product MNCSISGEVPEEPVVSTKSGLLYEKRLIERHISDYGKCPVTGEALTMDDIVPVKTGKIVKPRSLTAASIPGMLGMFQNEWDALMLSNFALEQQLHTARQELSHALYQHDAACRVIARLKKERDEARSLLAQAERQAPLPASAATANVSALSNGKRAAESEDMGPGGKRMRPGVSDSIIAELTECNAALSQQRKKRQIPPTLAPIDALERYTQLSSHPLHKTNKPGITSIDINLSKDIVATGGVDSSAVLFDRTSGEILSTLSGHSKKVTSVKFVAQNDVFLSGSADKTVRIWQGSEDGKYDCRHILKDHTAEVQAVTVHATNNYFVTASLDTTWCFYDLSSGLCLTQVEDPSNSMGYTSAAFHPDGLILGTGTTGATVRIWDVKSRGNVANFDGHTGAVTAISFSENGYFLATAAHDGVKLWDLRKLKNFRSFELYDQDTPTNSVDFDHSGSYLAIAGSDIRVYQVGSVKAEWNCIKTLPDLSGTGKATCVKFGPDAKYLAVGSMDRNLRIFGLPEGDDASTVS from the exons ATGAACTGTTCAA TCTCCGGTGAGGTGCCGGAGGAGCCCGTTGTCTCCACGAAATCCGGCTTGCTCTACGAGAAACGCTTAATCGAGCGTCATATTTCG GATTATGGGAAGTGTCCAGTTACTGGGGAGGCACTTACTATGGACGACATTGTCCCGGTCAAAACCGGCAAG ATTGTGAAGCCCAGATCTTTAACAGCAGCTAGCATTCCTGGGATGCTTGGAATGTTTCAGAAT GAATGGGATGCTTTAATGCTATCCAATTTTGCATTGGAGCAGCAGCTTCATACCGCCAGGCAAGAGTTAAGTCATGCACTCTACCAG CATGATGCTGCCTGCCGTGTGATTGCAAGACTTAAAAAGGAAAGGGACGAAGCCAGGTCATTGCTCGCACAGGCTGAGAGGCAGGCACCGTTGCCTGCATCAGCAGCTACTGCCAATGTTTCTGCTCTCAGCAATGGAAAGAGAG CTGCAGAGAGTGAAGATATGGGCCCTGGTGGAAAGAGAATGCGTCCTGGGGTTTCTGATAGTATTATTGCTGAGTTAACAGAATGTAATGCAGCTCTGTCACAACAGCGTAAAAAGCGCCAG ATACCTCCCACTTTAGCTCCCATTGATGCTTTGGAGAGGTATACCCAACTATCTAGTCATCCTCTTCACAAGACTAACAAACCTGGAATCACTTCAATTGATATCAATCTTTCAAAG GATATTGTTGCCACTGGAGGGGTTGATTCAAGTGCTGTACTCTTTGATCGAACATCTGGAGAGATCTTATCTACACTAAGTGGGCATTCTAAGAAG GTTACTAGTGTAAAATTTGTAGCCCAGAATGATGTATTTTTAAGTGGTTCAGCAGATAAG ACTGTTCGGATTTGGCAAGGGTCTGAAGATGGAAAGTATGATTGCAGGCATATTTTGAAAGATCATACAGCTGAG GTGCAAGCTGTCACGGTCCATGCCACTAACAACTACTTTGTAACTGCTTCACTTGACACGACGTGGTGTTTTTATGATCTTTCGTCTGGTTTATGCTTGACCCAG GTTGAAGACCCATCAAATTCTATGGGCTATACGTCTGCAGCTTTTCATCCTGATGGCCTTATCCTTGGAACTGGCACCACTGGAGCTACTGTTAGAATTTGGGATGTGAAGAGTCGG GGAAATGTTGCCAACTTTGATGGACACACTGGGGCTGTAACAGCCATATCTTTCTCAGAAAACGGTTACTTCCTTGCG ACTGCTGCTCATGATGGTGTTAAGTTGTGGGATCTACGCAAATTGAAGAACTTTCGatcttttgaattatatgatCAAGACACACCAACCAACTCAG tGGATTTCGACCATAGTGGGAGTTACCTTGCCATTGCTGGCTCAGATATAAG AGTTTACCAAGTTGGCAGCGTAAAAGCTGAATGGAATTGCATCAAAACTTTACCTGATCTGTCCGGCACAG GTAAAGCAACTTGTGTCAAATTTGGTCCAGATGCAAAGTACTTGGCAGTGGGATCAATGGATCGCAACCTTCGCATATTTGGCCTTCCCGAAGGTGATGATGCTTCAACAGTATCATAA
- the LOC108454065 gene encoding uncharacterized protein LOC108454065 — MDGMLVTGRKDEQENDDSLQNGDLSVGENGMNNSELKLKKLARKVNPWHALMLNAKRLQGRKNLIKDSLQRSIFDISHKIPRHVVTLDEKYLRRCLELIHINAAKAARCNISVNLSSLNMGVLSDGLNSNKMRDEDTCDFDRFVFDCPLAVETGSVVLGPADPWVVGSIMGSRSMANILKSPLLQKLGVSDVDSSLMDVKGSNISSDFTNSLGGFMHYSLNKLGSETHVLDTRKYGSETVQKRLVSVSSSNSSCSDQSFSSNSTMISQGMLQCTWKGGIPYFVFSLDNQRVVYVANLLKEGSAQNKGLGYTYLFRSSKGGHKEHGINDNDLHLVGKMKVSTSFTIGPQDSKIIETEFVLFDGNETFNLEPQTSSHNHGKNKGISKKVAEVFKSSHLSKQRTISRYRRSISLIEDSSSDPINYSDALDRMNLLDEQLPPNFESLAIITRDHIPKNSHSEVGGWGLKFLKKTGVKQKIDPSDCYTGDCSTSMDIIVPAGIHGGPRIQNGGPSSLIERWRSGGHCDCGGWDLGCPVKVLQARSSKKDGLPPTEISEACKLFDFFIQGSEHGSPTLSISNVHDGLYFIHFQPSLSALQSFSIAVAYIHNRSPTLRPKNVQRSK; from the exons ATGGACGGCATGCTTGTGACTGGCCGGAAAGATGAACAGGAGAATGACGATTCGTTGCAAAACGGGGATTTATCAGTAGGAGAGAATGGAATGAATAATTCTGAGTTGAAATTGAAGAAGCTGGCAAGAAAGGTAAATCCATGGCATGCTTTGATGTTAAATGCTAAAAGATTACAAGGTCGGAAAAATCTTATAAAGGATTCGTTGCAACGGAGTATTTTCGACATAAGTCATAAGATCCCGAGGCATGTGGTTACTCTAGACGAGAAATATCTTCGTCGTTGCCTGGAATTGATTCATATCAATGCGGCAAAAGCAGCTCGGTGCAACATCTCTGTCAACTTGAGCTCTTTAAACATGGGCGTTTTGTCCGATGGATTGAATTCAAATAAAATGCGGGATGAAGATACATGTGATTTTGACAGGTTTGTTTTCGACTGTCCATTGGCAGTTGAGACCGGTAGTGTTGTCCTTGGTCCGGCTGATCCATGGGTTGTAGGTTCGATAATGGGCAGCAGGAGTATGGCAAATATATTGAAGAGCCCATTGTTACAGAAATTGGGTGTATCGGACGTTGATTCGAGTTTAATGGATGTTAAAGGATCAAATATAAGTTCCGATTTCACAAACTCCCTTGGTGGTTTCATGCATTATTCCTTGAATAAGCTTGGAAGTGAAACACACGTATTGGATACTCGTAAATATGGATCAGAAACAGTGCAAAAAAGGCTTGTGTCTGTGTCAAGTTCAAACTCATCGTGCTCTGATCAATCCTTTTCTTCTAATTCGACAATGATTTCGCAGGGAATGCTTCAATGCACATGGAAGGGTGGGATTCCGTATTTTGTTTTCTCCCTCGATAATCAGAGGGTGGTATATGTAGCCAATTTGTTGAAGGAAGGATCGGCTCAGAATAAAGGTCTGGGATATACATACTTGTTTCGGTCTAGCAAGGGTGGTCATAAGGAACATGGGATTAATGATAATGACTTACATCTTGTTGGTAAGATGAAGGTATCTACTTCTTTCACAATCGGCCCCCAAGATTCTAAAATCATTGAAACGGAGTTTGTTTTGTTTGATGGTAATGAAACTTTTAACCTGGAACCACAAACTTCAAGCCATAACCACGGGAAGAATAAGGGTATATCGAAAAAAGTGGCAGAAGTATTCAAGAGCAGTCACTTATCCAAACAGAGAACAATATCGAGATATCGTCGGTCAATTTCCTTAATCGAAGATTCTTCTTCAGATCCTATCAATTATTCTGATGCACTAGATCGCATGAATCTGTTAGATGAACAACTTCCACCAAATTTTGAATCCCTCGCTATTATCACAAGGGACCATATCCCCAAAAATTCTCACTCGGAAGTTGGAGGTTGGGGCTTAAAGTTTCTCAAGAAAACAGGGGTTAAGCAAAAGATTGACCCTTCAGATTGCTATACCGGTGATTGCTCAACGAGTATGGATATTATAGTTCCAGCAGGTATTCACGGTGGTCCGAGAATCCAAAATGGCGGCCCATCGAGTCTTATCGAAAGATGGAGATCCGGTGGACATTGCGACTGTGGTGGCTGGGACTTGGGCTGTCCGGTGAAGGTACTTCAAGCCAGATCAAGCAAAAAAGACGGCTTACCTCCAACTGAAATATCCGAGGCTTGCAAGTTATTTGATTTTTTCATTCAG GGTTCCGAGCACGGTTCTCCGACGTTGAGCATATCAAATGTTCACGATGGTCTGTATTTCATTCATTTTCAACCATCGCTCTCAGCTCTACAGTCCTTCTCGATTGCAGTGGCGTACATCCATAACCGAAGCCCCACTCTCCGACCGAAAAATGTACAGCGGTCCAAGTAA
- the LOC108457357 gene encoding 60S ribosomal protein L23-like: MSKRGRGGSAGNKFRMSLGLPVAATVNCADNTGAKNLYIISVKGIKGRLNRLPSACVGDMVMATVKKGKPDLRKKVLPAVIVRQRKPWRRKDGIYMYFEDNAGVIVNPKGEMKGSAITGPIGKECADLWPRIASAANAIV, encoded by the exons ATGTCGAAGCGAG ggCGTGGAGGATCAGCTGGAAACAAGTTCAGGATGTCACTGGGTTTACCAGTGGCTGCCACCGTGAACTGTGCCGATAACACTGGTGCTAAGAACCTTTATATCATCTCCGTGAAGGGGATCAAGGGCCGCCTCAACCGATTGCCATCGGCTTGTGTTGGAGACATGGTGATGGCTACTGTCAAGAAAGGAAAGCCTGATCTAAGGAAGAAGGTCTTGCCTGCCGTCATCGTGAGGCAACGTAAGCCTTGGCGCCGAAAGGATGGTATTTACATGTACTTTGAAG ATAATGCTGGTGTCATTGTGAATCCGAAGGGAGAAATGAAAG GTTCTGCCATTACTGGTCCAATTGGGAAGGAGTGTGCTGATCTGTGGCCAAGAATTGCAAGTGCAGCCAATGCCATTGTTTAG
- the LOC108457356 gene encoding protein PROTON GRADIENT REGULATION 5, chloroplastic-like: MKLSSPHKHTRLSNLHPKNISFFIFFKKPSRALPITSHKQRKETPILPLSVREEKLLNKSSMAASTSVSVAGFKGSLGKSSFNGGEDYAMLAAKSAPNVVRIGKPVRAQPMMKNVNEGKGVFAPLVVVTRQIVGKKRFNQLRGKAIALHSQVINEFCKAIGADGKQRQGLIRLAKKNGEKLGFLA; this comes from the exons ATGAAGCTCTCCAGTCCACACAAACACACCAGGCTCTCTAATTTACACCCaaaaaatatatcatttttcattttttttaaaaaacccagTAGAGCTTTACCAATCACAAGTCATAAACAACGAAAAGAAACCCCCATTCTCCCATTATCTGTAAGAGAAGAGAAGCTTTTGAATAAGTCTTCAATGGCTGCTTCTACTTCGGTTTCAGTAGCTGGGTTTAAGGGAAGTTTAGGGAAGAGTTCCTTCAATGGAGGTGAAGATTATGCCATGTTGGCGGCTAAATCGGCTCCCAACGTCGTTCGAATCGGAAAGCCAGTTCGAGCTCAGCCGATGATGAAGAACGTTAATGAAGGGAAAGGGGTGTTTGCGCCGCTTGTGGTGGTTACTCGCCAAATCGTGGGCAAAAAGAGGTTCAATCAGCTTAGAGGAAAAGCTATTGCCTTACATTCTCAG gTAATAAACGAATTTTGCAAAGCAATAGGGGCAGATGGTAAACAAAGGCAAGGATTGATTCGTTTGGCAAAGAAGAATGGTGAGAAGCTTGGATTCCTTGCCTGA